Part of the Halopenitus persicus genome is shown below.
GCCATCGGATCGCCTCGATAACTGACCGGAAGCCGATCGAATACGTGAGAGATACATACCGGATACGGATCGCTTACGCTCGTTCGTTTCACGGCCGGTAATTCGACGGTAAGCACCGAATACAGCAGTTAGGACCATCCTAACGGCCCGTTTCGTTCACGAACGCGGAGCGGAGAACGACCGCCGGATATCTCGCCCGCGGTCCGTCGTCGAGCCGCCGTTCGGGCTCGACCGGATGGCCGTCGCCCGCGCTGTCGGACTCGATCGATGACCGTCACCGCTAGGCCTGGCGTGACCGATGACCGCTGAGCGGGCGGGTAGGAGCCCCATACCTTTGCAAACGGCATCGAACGTCACAGAGGATGGAGCAGGACGACGCGTCACGGGCCGACCATCGCGGCGAGCTCCCGCCGTGGTCTCGACGAGCGAGCCGCAATCGACGACGGTGGCGACGGGTTCCCCCGGCCATCACGCCGGTCCGTCTCGCCGACATCGCGGCCGGAATCGCGGGGCAGCGTGCCGGGACCGGCCGTGACGAGTTTCGAACGGAGTTCACATCGTTCCTCGATGCGGAGAGCGCCGCAAGCTACACCTCGTATCGTCGCGCCCTCTGTGCGTGTCTCCTGGAGCTCTCGTCGCGAACGGACGACGGCCGGAGCGAGGTATACGTGCCGGCGTTTTGTAGCTCGGATTTCGCCGATGCCATCGAGGGCGCCGGACTGACCGTCTCGCGGTACGACGTGGACCCGGAGACGATGGCCCTCGATCCGGCGTCGTTGGAGGGACTGCCGACGGAGACCGCGCTCGCCGTGGTCGTCGTCAACGTGCTGGGATACGGCTCCCCGATGGATCGGGTCACGGAATACTGTCGCGAGAACGACATCTATCTGGTCGAGGCGCTGGGCTATTCGATAGGCTCCGAATACGGGTCCGAACGGCTCGGAACCTTCGGGGACTGTTCGGTGGTGAACTTCCAGCAGGGAAAGCCGATCCCCGTGGGCGGCGGGATGGTCGTTTCCCAGGACGCCGACCTCGAGTTCTCCGACGAGGGACGTCCCGCGGTGGCCCCGAACCTCGACACCCTGACCGGATACGCCGTCTTCGGTCATCCGCGGCCGTATTTCCTGTATTCGCGGATCGCCGACTGGTTCGATCGGATCGACGTGTCGACCGCTCGGTACAGCACCCACCCCGAATCCAAGTTCGACGTGTCCTACGCACCGCCGTTCGCGACCATCTCGAACTTTCAAGGGACGGTCGCACGGCGGCTATTCGGCCGGCTCGAGACGCACCGTCGCCGTCGAGAGCACACGGCCGCGGTGTACGCGACCGAGCTGGCCGACTGTCCGCACGTCCGACACGTGCGGCCGGTTTCGGGGCTTTCGAACCACCAACACGTCAGATATCCCCTTCTCATCGATGCTCCCGATCTGCGGGACGAGCTGCGGGAAGCGCTCTCCGGCGTGGGGGTCGAGGCCGTCGCGCTGTACGATTGGCCGCCGATCGACGACGCGGCGTTTCCCGGCGCGGCCCGACTCCAGCGCGGCATCATCACGTTGCCAACCCATCCGTACGTTGACGAAGCCGACCGGCGATTAATCGTTCGGACGGTTCGGGACGTATTAAGGTAACAAGCGTGTCGGGAACGTAACAAACGTGTCGGGAACGTAACAAGCGTGTCAGGAGATCGTGGTGCGGTCGCGGGCGGAGCGGAGAACACGTCGAAGTTGGCTTCGGGGTACGAGCGGATCGTGTGGACGACACGTCGCGAGCGAATGGAGCACGGGATCGGTCGCATACCGCCCGACGCCTCGACGACTTCGGGCCCTGCGTCTGCCGGGTCTCGCACGGCGCGGGGTATGAGACCCCTATGCTGCACAAGCATACTATAACAATACGTCTTACCGACGAGACAGCAACTATGTTACACCGAGACGCCGAATACGTCGACCGTATCCCGACGCGCTCGACCGGGCGGCCCCGAGTAATCCCGGCTTACGTGAGTCGGGACGCCCGCGGAACCCTCCAGCGTGCCGGAACGACGCCAGGGAAGCAGTGCCACCGGGACCACCGGCGCGAATCCGAGTCGGGGAACTCGACGGACAGATGAGCGAGTCCAGCGCACGACCGACGCGGCTCGCCGCCGGCGTGATCGGCGTCGGGTCCATGGGTCAACATCACGCGAGAGTGTACAACGAGCTGCCCGACTCCGAACTCATTGGCGTCAGCGACGTTGACGAGGAACGGGCAGCGGCGGTCGCAGCGAACCACGGGACGCGACCGATGGGTCGGTCGGAGCTGCTGGACGCGGCCGACGTGGTTTCGGTGGTCGTCCCGACGCAACATCACTACGAGACGGTGCTGCAGTGCATCGAGCACGACGTCGACGTGCTCGTCGAGAAGCCGTTCGTCGACGACGTCGACCAGGGTCGAGAGCTCGCCGAGCGGGCCGCCGAGGCCGGCGTTACGCTTCAAGTCGGCTTCATCGAGCGGTTCAACCCCGCAACGCGGGTGCTCGCGGACATCGTCCCCGACCTCGACGTCGTCGCGATCGACGTCGACCGGCTCGGCCCGCCGGTGGACCGCGACGGCAGCGACAGCGTCGTGATGGACCTGATGGTTCACGACATCGACATCCTGCTGTCGCTCGTCAAAAGCGACATCGAGTCGCTGTCGGCGGCCGCCCACGACGAGGGCCACGCCGCGGTGCAGTTCCGGTTCGAGGACGGGAGCATCGCCGCGTTGACGGCCAGCCGACTGACCCAGCAGAAGGTCCGAACGCTCTCGGTCACCGCGATGTCCTGTCGCGTGAACGTCGACTTCATCAGTCAGACCGTCGAGATCCACCGTCATTCGATCCCCGAGTACATCGAGTCCGACGGGGACATCCGCTACCGTCACGAGAGCGTGGTCGAACGGCCGATCGTCGAGAACGGCGAACCGCTCAAGGCCGAGCTCGAATCGTTCGTGACTGCCGCCCGCGAGGGAACCGAACCCCTGGTCACCGCCGAGGACGCGCTCCGCGTTCTCGAGGTCGCCACCCGGATCGAGGACCTGGCGCTGGCGCCGAAAGCGGTGGTGAACTCGCCGTGAGCCGGTCGACCGGCGAGCGCGTGAGACCGTACGGCTCCTCGGCGGACGAGACGGCCCAGCGAGCCGCGTTCACGGACGGGAACGTTCCGGTTGCCGTCTACGGGCTCGGGAAGATGGGGCTCCCTTTGGCGGCGGTGTATGCAGCCGTCTCCGGCAACACGACCGGGGTGGACGTCGATGAAACCGTCGTTCGCACGATCAACGACGGGGAGTGTCACATCAAGCGCGAGCCCGGTCTCTCGGAACTCGTCTCCGAGATGGTCGATGCCGGCGCGTTTCGGGCGACGTCGAACGCAGAAGCGGCCGCCGCGGAAGCCGCCGTTCACGTGCTCATGGTTCCGACGCTGCTTACCGACGACCGGGAGCCGGACCTCTCGATGCTCCTGTCCGCGGTCCGAGACGTGGGCGCCGGTCTCTCCGCCGGCGATCTCGTGATCGTCGAATCGACCGTCCCGCCACGAACCACGGTCGATCGCGTGCTGCCGCTGTTGGCCGAGACGAGCGGCCTCGATCCCGGGACGTTCGGCGTGGCCGCCTGTCCGGAACGGACCGTCAGCGGGGAGGCGCTCGCCGACATCCGCGGGACGCATCCGAAGGTCGTCGGCGGCGTCGACGACGACAGCACGCGCGCCGCGGCCCTGATATACGACGAGATCAGCGACAACGAGGTCATCGAAACCGTCGATTCGACGGCGGCGGAGGCGGTCAAGGTCTTCGAGGGCGTCTACCGGGACGTCAACATCGCGCTCGCAAACCAGCTCGCGACGTACGCCCGGTCGATGGACGTCGACGTGAACGAGGCCATCGACGTCGCCAACACCCAGCCGTTCTGTGATCTCCACACGCCCGGTCCCGGCGTTGGCGGCCACTGCATTCCGGTGTATCCGTACTTCCTCACCGGGGCGTTCGACGTCGACGGATCGCTGCTCACGACCGCTCGCGAGGTCAACGACGGGATGCCCGAGTATACGGTTTCGATGGTTCGACACGTCCTCGACGTTCACGGCGTCGACCGACCCGACCCGCACGTCCTGCTGGTCGGGATGACCTACAAGGCGAACATCGAGGAGCTTCGGAACGCCCCGGCGGTACCCATCGCGCGATCCCTCTCGGAGGGTGGCGCGACGGTGCTCGGGATCGACCCGCTGCTGGACGACTGGAGCGAGCTCGACGACGTCGAACGCGTCACGTTGCCGGAGGTGTATGGCCGTGACGTCGACGCCGTCGTCGTGGTGACGCCGCACGACGAGTTCGCCGACCTCGAGTGGGACGCCTTCGACGCGCCGATCCTCGACGGACGCCGGGCGATCGATGCGGACGCGGTCGATGGGCCGGTGTACTCGATCGGCGGGAGGTGGCCGTAGCGATGGCACGGACCATCGGACCCCGCGCAGCCGGTCGATCCGGACGGTCGAGGTCGGAGGTTGAACGTGGCGCTCGAGGTCGGAATCGAACCGATCAACGTGCGAGATACATACGCAAAAACGGATCATAACCGATCGAGACATGACCGATCGAGACATGACCGATCGAGATCACGATGAAGAGAACCCCGACCGGACGGACCGTCCGACCGAGGCGACGGCTTCCGAACCACCATCGGACGAGGCGTGGCGGGTGACGATCCCCGACCACGTCGGAGGGAAGATAGCAAACCGGCTGTCGGAAACGGACTTCGATTCCGTCGACGAGTACGTGACGTTCGTGCTGGAGTCGCTGCTTCGTGAACTGGCCGAACAGGACGACGACGTCAGCATTGCGGTCGTCACTGACGACGACACGTCCGAGAACTCGGAGGCGATCCAGGGTCGTCTGGAGTCGCTCGGCTACCTGTGAGTCCACTCCGTCCGTTGGCTGAGTCGCCCCGCAGCCACGCGGCGTCGTGTGCCGAGCCGTTCTCGAGACACGGCGACGGCCGTCCGATCCCCTTCTAGACGTTTCCGCGGGACGCGAGCGTCTTCGTGGCACGGTGGAGCCGATTCGTTACCGAAAGCTGCCGCTCGAACCGGTCCAGTTGTCGCCGGAGTTCCCGACATCGATCCGGGTAGATGTGGGAGAGGTCAGTCAGCTCGTCGGGATCCCGATCGAGATCGAAGAGGAACCGGTCGTCGCCGTGCTCGACGAGCTTGTACCGGCGGCCGCTGACGGACCGATTGGTACCGCTCTCGCTCGTGGCGATCGCGTATGGGGTGGCGTCGGGCGTGGGATCGAAGGTCCCGTCGCGGGCAATGCGCAACGCGGTGTCGTAGATCGTCGTCAGCGACGTCGGCGCGTCGACGTCCCCGCTCACCCCGGCGTTGTGGACGAAGTACGGAACGTGGACGTTCTCCTGATACACCCGTCTGTGGTGGTGGCCGTACTCGCCGTGATCGCCGAAGGACTCCCCGTGGTCGGCGTGGACCATCAACACCGGATCGTCGGCGACGAGATCCGACTGCAGCCGGTCGATGAACGCATCGCTCGCGCGAACCGTATCGCGGTAGCTTCGCTCGACCGATCTCCGGACGCGGTCCGACATACTGCCGCCGTTTCCGCGCATCGGATCGGAGGACCGATACGCGCTGTAATACGCCCCCAGCAGGGACTGTTCCCGTCTGTGAGCGCGGCCGGGGAGGAACGGAAAGTGGGTGTCGAGGATGAACACCCAGAGGAAGTACGGCTCGGAGAGCCGCTCGCGGGTCCGCTGGATGTCCCCGTAGAGGGCCTCCCACTGGGCGAAAAACTCGCTTCCGGACAGCATGTTCAACACCAGCTCCACCGGCCGTGCGTCGGTATCGATGCCCGGGACGTGCTCGGCGATGGTTCGGGGCCAGCTCCCGGGCTCCGCCCCGGAGCAGTCGAGGAACCGGTCGAAGCCACGATCGAAGCCGGACGCCGTTGACGTCCACGGATTGGGCGTGACTCCGGCCGTGTCGTATCCCCGTTCCCGCAGCCGTTCCGACAGCAGGGCGTATCGACCGAGATGTTCGTCGATGGCGGCCAGTCGCCGCTCCCAGTGGCTATCCTGGGGATAGCGTTCGAGCGTGGTCGGCGTCCGGGGTCGTCCGGTGAACACCGCCGGCATCGACGAGAACGTCTGCGGCCCGGGGGCCACGGCGTGCTCGTACGCGACCCCCTCCTCCGCGAGGGCGTCCATCGTCGGGGTGAGTCCACGATCGTCGCCGAGAAACCCACAGTGGTCCGCGCGAAGACTGTCGATCGAAACCAGGACGATGTTCGGACTGGCCGTGCTCATCGGCTTCGTTCGGGGACGTTCCGCGTGTTCGATGGCATTTTCGTCTCCACGTCCGTCCGGCGGAATCTTTGTTAGGAAGGGGGTAACCGCTCCGAAGCGTCGGACCCACCGATCGAAAACACCCGTGCGGGCGACGGGTCGGACGGTTCGGCCGCCACCCTCTCCTCCGCTTCCGCGCATCCACCCTGTTTCGGCGGCCGTGGGACGTTATGGCGAACATAACAATCCGTCTCTTGGTGGTACCGAAACCAGGCCGACCGACCTGAGAACGCATAATGTATCCATATCACACCACTCCCCACGACCGGCATCGGCATCGATCCGCCCGGCCGACCAGCCCGGCGGAGCGAGCCGACGTGGAACGACCGTACCGAGACCGATGAGTCATCAGAACGTGCTTCGACGGTGGTTGTCGATCGACCGTCTCGACCTCACGGTGGCACGGATCGGCGTCGTCGCCTCCGTGCTCCTGCTCGGGCTCCGTCTGTTGACCGCGCAGGTCCTGCTCGTCGTCATTCCCACCGCGACGGGGCTCGCCTGTGCGCTCTATCTCGGGGTCCAATCCCGACGATCGCCGGCGTTCGCGTATCCGACGCTTCCACGGATCGTCATCGGCTACCTGCCGGCGGCCGTCTTCGTGGGGCTCGCCGCGCTCGTTGCCCTGGTGTTCGTGACGGGCGAACGAACCGGCCCGATCTACCTGCTGACCGGCGCGATCGGGACCGCCATCCTCGCACAGACGCTGCTCATCGCCGACGACGAGCTCGCGCCCGCCCTGGTGCTCGCGCAGATCATCATCGCCGGGGTCGTGATCCGGCTCACCGTGCTGTTCGTGACGCCCGGGTTGATCGGCGTCGACGCGTGGACGCACGTGCCGAGCTACGTCGCGGGGATCGCCGAGACGGGATCCCTCTCGGCCATCTCGGACAGCAAGTACGTGATGGCGCCGCTGTATCACGCCATCGGCGCCATCGGGGCTCTCGTGTTCGGCTCGGCACGCACCGGGGTGTATCTCTCGGTCGGTCTGTTGGTTCCGTTGTCGGCACTGTTCGTCTACGCCGCCGGGAAACTCCTCGTTCCCGTCCGGTGGGCGTTGCTCGCGACGGCGCTGTACGTGTTCGCCGATCAGTTCATCCGCTGGGGGATCCACGTCATCCCGACGAGCCTCGGACTGGTGTTCTTCCTCGGCGCGTTGTACTGCGTCACCGCGTCGTTCTACACCGACGACCTGTGGGTGGTCGGCCTGCTTCCCGTGTTCAGTCTCGCGATCGTGTTTACCCATCAGGTTTCGACCGCGATCGTGCTCGTGCTCCTCGGCATCGCGTCGGCGTCCGTCCTCGTGGTTCGGCTCCTCGGAGGGGGGACGCAAGGGAGTTCCGTACGGACCGTCGTCGGGATCGTCGGGACGTTCCTCCTCACCCTCGTCACGACCGTCGTCTCGTGGATGCACACCCCGTGGTACGCCGACGACCCCTTCCTCTGGGAGATGGTGGACACGCTCGAGGGAACGATGACCGAGGAGGCCGGATTCCTCAACCTCGTCGGCGGGAGCGGCGCCGGAGGCGGTGCGGCCGGCGAAAGCGTGGGGCTGTTCGCGGAGCTGCTGCCGTTCATCGAGTGGTTCGGCTTCGGGTTGCTGCTTTCGGCCGCGATCGTCGGCGGGTTGGCCATGCTTCGGATGCGGAACCCGCCCGACGTCACCGTCACCTATCTCGTGAGTGCGGCAACGATGTTCGTGATCGTGTTCGGGTTCTCACTGTTCGGCATCCGCGACCTGCTCCCCGGCCGCTGGATAGCGTTCATGTACGCGCCGTTCGTGGTCATCGCCGCGGTCGGCCTGTATCACCTCTCAGAGAACGGTTCCCGCCGGGTGATACTGGCCGTGTTCGTCATCGTCGCGCTCAGCTACCCGGCGACGATGATCGTCGCCGAGAAGGCGACGCTCGATAGTCCGGCCTTCGAGAACGAGAACCCGCGGATCTCCTACACGGAATCCGAGATCGCGGCGGTCGAGACGATCAGCACGGTGTACGCTCCGGAGACCGACCGACGCGTCTACTCCGACCACCCGTACCAGTCCCTGTTCGGACGGCTGGGCGGCTACTCGTCACGGGTGGTGGTGGTGGACGAGGGCGGCGTCACGACGTCCGACCCCGTCATCGTGCGGGAGTATCAGACGTCCGGCCCGGTGACGTTCTACGAGGCGGGCGATCCGCCACGTCAGATCTCGAGTCGGACCGTCGCTCCCGACCGGGTGTGTACGCCGGGTCGGAACCACGTGTACGCGAACGACGAGGTCAGAATGTGTACCTCGCCCGCGGCGGAACTCGAGGTGGGCGCATGAGCGGATACGGGTCCACCGGGGACGACTGGGCGCTCGATCTCGCGATCGTGAGCGTGCTGGCCGTGGTCACCGCCGGCATCCTGCTTGCCCCGTGGCGATTGACCGCGGTGGCGTGGATCGTCGGCGTTCCGTTCCTGCTGTTCCTGCCCGGATACGCCGTCGTCTCCGCGCTGTTCCCCGAGCAGTCCGCGGAGAGACGACCCAGGTACGTTCACGCGCCCGTCTCGACGGCCCCCGACTGGACCGTGCGGATCGCCCTCTCGTTCGGGCTCAGTGCCGTCGTCGTCTCCGTCGTCGGCGTGGCGTTGAGCCGGGTCGCGACCATCCGTCTCGTTCCCGTCGTCGTGACCATCGCCGCCGTCACGCTCGTGGCCGTCGCGATCGCGGCGGTTCGCCGTCTCCAACTGTCGCCGGGGCGCCGCGCCAACCCGGTCTCCGGACGGACGTTCCGGGTCGGGACGTCGCGACAGACGGGCGCCTTCGTGCTCGCGCTCGTCCTGCTTCTCGGGACCGTCGCCGCCGTCGGCGTGGTGCAGCCGGAGGGGGAGGCCTACACCGAATCGTATCTGCTCACCGAGGGCGAGAACGGCGATCTCGTCGCCGAGGGCTATCCGACGACGTTCGTCGCCGGCGAGGGCCACCCGCTGTACGTCGCCCTCGAGAACCACGAACACGAATCCATGTCCTACGAGGTCGTGGTTCTCGCTCAGGCGGTCGATTCGGGCGGGTCGGTCACCTCCCAACGGCAGGTCGATCGCTTCTCGGTCGACCTGGATCACACGGACCGGGCCGTCGTGGAACGCACCATCGCTCCCACGACGCCGGGCGAGGGAGTTCGGTTACGGTTCCTCGTCTACAAGGGCGCCGCCCCGAGCGACGTCGACGCCGCCAATGCTGCCGACGCCGACCAGACGCTCCAGATCTGGATCGACGTCGTGGAGGGGGCGGACGCGTGATCAGGGGTCGATCAACGTGATCGGAGGATGGACGCGTGATCGGGGGTCGATCAACGTGATCGAAGCGAGCTTCCGTGACCGGGGTGGACCAGCGTGACCGGGAGCGAGCCGGTATGTCGGTGAGCGGGACCGTCGTCCTCTCGTTGGACGCCGAGTTGAACTGGGGATTCCACGATCTGGCGTCCGTTCCGATCGACCGGACGTCGGCCGCGCGAGAGTCGTGGCTTGACGTTCTCGACCTGCTCGACGAGCACGGGATCCCGGCGACCTGGGCGGTCGTCGGGCGGCTGTTCTCCGAGGCCAGCGTCGACGCCGACTTCGACCATCCCGTCGGCGGGAAGTGGGTCGGACGGTCGAAGCGCGACGCACTCCCCGATGCCGGCTGGGAGGGACGGGATCTGATCGACGCCGTTCACGACAGCGACGTCGACCACGAGATCGGGTCCCACTCCTACACCCACGTCGAGTTCGGCGACCCGGAAACCTCCAGGGAGATCGCCGCGACGGAGCTGCAACGCAGCGTCATCGCCGCCGAACGCTACGGCATCGACCTGGAGTCGTTCGTCTTTCCCAGAAACGACGTCGGCCACCGGGACCTGCTGGCCGACCACGGGTTCACCAC
Proteins encoded:
- a CDS encoding DegT/DnrJ/EryC1/StrS family aminotransferase, producing the protein MEQDDASRADHRGELPPWSRRASRNRRRWRRVPPAITPVRLADIAAGIAGQRAGTGRDEFRTEFTSFLDAESAASYTSYRRALCACLLELSSRTDDGRSEVYVPAFCSSDFADAIEGAGLTVSRYDVDPETMALDPASLEGLPTETALAVVVVNVLGYGSPMDRVTEYCRENDIYLVEALGYSIGSEYGSERLGTFGDCSVVNFQQGKPIPVGGGMVVSQDADLEFSDEGRPAVAPNLDTLTGYAVFGHPRPYFLYSRIADWFDRIDVSTARYSTHPESKFDVSYAPPFATISNFQGTVARRLFGRLETHRRRREHTAAVYATELADCPHVRHVRPVSGLSNHQHVRYPLLIDAPDLRDELREALSGVGVEAVALYDWPPIDDAAFPGAARLQRGIITLPTHPYVDEADRRLIVRTVRDVLR
- a CDS encoding Gfo/Idh/MocA family protein, with amino-acid sequence MSESSARPTRLAAGVIGVGSMGQHHARVYNELPDSELIGVSDVDEERAAAVAANHGTRPMGRSELLDAADVVSVVVPTQHHYETVLQCIEHDVDVLVEKPFVDDVDQGRELAERAAEAGVTLQVGFIERFNPATRVLADIVPDLDVVAIDVDRLGPPVDRDGSDSVVMDLMVHDIDILLSLVKSDIESLSAAAHDEGHAAVQFRFEDGSIAALTASRLTQQKVRTLSVTAMSCRVNVDFISQTVEIHRHSIPEYIESDGDIRYRHESVVERPIVENGEPLKAELESFVTAAREGTEPLVTAEDALRVLEVATRIEDLALAPKAVVNSP
- a CDS encoding nucleotide sugar dehydrogenase, coding for MSRSTGERVRPYGSSADETAQRAAFTDGNVPVAVYGLGKMGLPLAAVYAAVSGNTTGVDVDETVVRTINDGECHIKREPGLSELVSEMVDAGAFRATSNAEAAAAEAAVHVLMVPTLLTDDREPDLSMLLSAVRDVGAGLSAGDLVIVESTVPPRTTVDRVLPLLAETSGLDPGTFGVAACPERTVSGEALADIRGTHPKVVGGVDDDSTRAAALIYDEISDNEVIETVDSTAAEAVKVFEGVYRDVNIALANQLATYARSMDVDVNEAIDVANTQPFCDLHTPGPGVGGHCIPVYPYFLTGAFDVDGSLLTTAREVNDGMPEYTVSMVRHVLDVHGVDRPDPHVLLVGMTYKANIEELRNAPAVPIARSLSEGGATVLGIDPLLDDWSELDDVERVTLPEVYGRDVDAVVVVTPHDEFADLEWDAFDAPILDGRRAIDADAVDGPVYSIGGRWP
- a CDS encoding sulfatase, producing MSTASPNIVLVSIDSLRADHCGFLGDDRGLTPTMDALAEEGVAYEHAVAPGPQTFSSMPAVFTGRPRTPTTLERYPQDSHWERRLAAIDEHLGRYALLSERLRERGYDTAGVTPNPWTSTASGFDRGFDRFLDCSGAEPGSWPRTIAEHVPGIDTDARPVELVLNMLSGSEFFAQWEALYGDIQRTRERLSEPYFLWVFILDTHFPFLPGRAHRREQSLLGAYYSAYRSSDPMRGNGGSMSDRVRRSVERSYRDTVRASDAFIDRLQSDLVADDPVLMVHADHGESFGDHGEYGHHHRRVYQENVHVPYFVHNAGVSGDVDAPTSLTTIYDTALRIARDGTFDPTPDATPYAIATSESGTNRSVSGRRYKLVEHGDDRFLFDLDRDPDELTDLSHIYPDRCRELRRQLDRFERQLSVTNRLHRATKTLASRGNV
- a CDS encoding DUF1616 domain-containing protein, which encodes MSGYGSTGDDWALDLAIVSVLAVVTAGILLAPWRLTAVAWIVGVPFLLFLPGYAVVSALFPEQSAERRPRYVHAPVSTAPDWTVRIALSFGLSAVVVSVVGVALSRVATIRLVPVVVTIAAVTLVAVAIAAVRRLQLSPGRRANPVSGRTFRVGTSRQTGAFVLALVLLLGTVAAVGVVQPEGEAYTESYLLTEGENGDLVAEGYPTTFVAGEGHPLYVALENHEHESMSYEVVVLAQAVDSGGSVTSQRQVDRFSVDLDHTDRAVVERTIAPTTPGEGVRLRFLVYKGAAPSDVDAANAADADQTLQIWIDVVEGADA
- a CDS encoding polysaccharide deacetylase family protein, with product MTGVDQRDRERAGMSVSGTVVLSLDAELNWGFHDLASVPIDRTSAARESWLDVLDLLDEHGIPATWAVVGRLFSEASVDADFDHPVGGKWVGRSKRDALPDAGWEGRDLIDAVHDSDVDHEIGSHSYTHVEFGDPETSREIAATELQRSVIAAERYGIDLESFVFPRNDVGHRDLLADHGFTTYRGRAPDRWYEATPLRRLGKLAAFTIGTAPPPIVDPVVDEHGLVNVPASMYLFTFEGPVRNAVGTAFGDPVVRQVELGLERLRTRNRGVLHLWLHPNNVTTERDRTRMREIVSLIADYRDRDALAVEPMRGIARRVRTDE